One segment of Bacteroides caecimuris DNA contains the following:
- a CDS encoding trehalase family glycosidase, protein MRQLLTAIFIFIFSLFINAQQQSLEDIRNVRLFIKEHMGHTVKECKKDTLGYIALPKPYSVPSLSGAFQQDMYYWDTYFTNIGLILDDDFEQALNNVDNILYLIDKFGFMPNGSNVSYLNRSQPPFASMMVRDIYEKSRDKIWLESACRILEKEYTFWMTQRITPTGLNRYSNSATRDELVSFYEYMRTRFTDLPVLTDSLKLLKQSSHLIAEAESGWDFSPRFDFRCEDFNPVDLNANLYLYEQNFAFFYKELKKKGSNKWLDAAQKRKNLLNKYCYNSQDGCFYDYDFINDRLSPIYSAAVFNLLWAEVLTKHQAKNVVVHLQRLEYPWGIVACKQGKRKRTYQWDFPNAWASFNLLSINGLDRYGFKKEARRIAQKYVSSIVKIYQSSGNLWEKYNAELGNLEVNNEYEMPPFMGWTAGAFIYASDYLIK, encoded by the coding sequence ATGCGTCAATTATTAACTGCAATATTTATTTTCATATTTTCTCTCTTTATAAATGCCCAACAGCAATCGCTTGAAGACATACGAAATGTACGTTTATTCATTAAAGAACATATGGGACATACTGTAAAAGAGTGTAAAAAGGATACATTGGGATATATTGCTTTGCCAAAACCCTATAGTGTTCCAAGTTTGAGTGGTGCATTTCAGCAAGATATGTATTATTGGGATACATATTTTACCAATATAGGGTTGATATTGGATGATGACTTTGAGCAGGCATTGAATAATGTAGATAACATCCTTTACTTAATAGATAAGTTTGGATTTATGCCTAATGGTTCTAATGTTTCATATTTGAATCGTTCACAACCACCATTTGCCAGTATGATGGTTCGGGATATTTACGAAAAGAGCAGGGATAAAATATGGTTGGAATCTGCCTGTAGAATATTAGAAAAAGAGTACACATTCTGGATGACTCAACGAATTACACCTACAGGACTAAACCGATATTCGAACAGTGCAACAAGAGATGAACTGGTTTCATTTTATGAATATATGAGAACACGTTTCACTGACTTGCCTGTTTTAACAGATTCTTTGAAGTTATTGAAACAATCTTCTCATTTAATTGCAGAAGCGGAGTCCGGTTGGGATTTTTCCCCTCGTTTTGATTTTCGTTGTGAAGATTTTAATCCTGTGGATTTAAATGCAAATCTCTATTTATATGAACAGAATTTTGCTTTTTTCTATAAAGAATTGAAAAAGAAAGGTTCAAACAAATGGTTGGATGCAGCCCAAAAAAGGAAAAATCTGTTGAATAAATATTGTTACAACTCTCAAGACGGCTGCTTTTATGATTATGACTTTATAAACGATCGACTAAGCCCCATATATTCTGCGGCTGTTTTTAATTTACTTTGGGCAGAGGTCTTAACCAAACATCAAGCTAAGAATGTGGTTGTTCATCTTCAAAGATTAGAATATCCTTGGGGCATTGTCGCTTGCAAACAAGGGAAACGCAAGAGAACCTATCAGTGGGATTTTCCTAATGCATGGGCGAGTTTTAATCTTTTATCAATAAATGGTCTGGACCGCTATGGATTTAAAAAAGAAGCTCGTCGCATAGCTCAGAAATATGTTAGTAGTATTGTTAAGATTTACCAATCTTCAGGTAATCTATGGGAGAAATATAACGCTGAATTAGGAAATTTGGAAGTGAATAATGAATACGAAATGCCTCCATTTATGGGGTGGACAGCCGGTGCTTTTATCTACGCATCTGATTATCTGATTAAATAA
- a CDS encoding tetratricopeptide repeat protein, producing the protein MRALTIFFLSLFSLPLMLNAQSVDEMLQKVSAAIEIGQHGQAVSYFRQTISLNIDRTEMYYWTSVDKSSEISVNLANELAIAYKKKRNYDKAYLFYKELLQKAPNNVDYLEPCAEMQVYRGQEKDALRMYEKILQLDADNLAANIFLGNYYYLMAEREKKQLETDYKKISSPTKMQYARYRDGLSKVFATGYEKARNSLRKVVLRFPSTEAQKTLDKILRIEKEVNR; encoded by the coding sequence ATGAGAGCCTTAACTATCTTCTTTTTATCATTGTTTTCGTTGCCGCTGATGCTCAATGCGCAGTCGGTGGATGAGATGTTGCAGAAAGTGTCTGCCGCTATCGAAATCGGGCAGCACGGACAGGCTGTGAGCTATTTCCGGCAAACGATCAGCCTGAATATTGACCGCACGGAAATGTATTATTGGACGAGTGTGGACAAAAGCAGTGAAATCAGCGTGAATCTGGCGAATGAACTGGCGATTGCCTATAAGAAGAAGCGGAATTATGACAAGGCTTATCTGTTCTATAAAGAGTTACTTCAAAAGGCTCCCAATAATGTAGACTATCTCGAACCCTGTGCCGAAATGCAAGTTTATCGAGGACAAGAAAAAGATGCTCTGCGCATGTATGAGAAGATATTGCAATTGGATGCGGACAACTTGGCTGCCAATATCTTTTTAGGGAATTACTATTATTTGATGGCTGAGCGGGAAAAGAAGCAGTTGGAGACTGACTATAAGAAAATATCATCGCCAACGAAAATGCAATATGCCCGTTATCGGGATGGATTGTCGAAAGTGTTTGCTACGGGATACGAAAAGGCACGGAACTCCTTGCGGAAGGTTGTATTGAGGTTTCCGTCGACAGAGGCTCAAAAGACGTTGGATAAGATATTGAGAATAGAAAAAGAGGTGAATCGCTAA
- a CDS encoding MATE family efflux transporter, which translates to MIDKKQTSENRRILQIAIPSIISNITVPLLGLIDVTIVGHLGSPAYIGAIAVGGMLFNIIYWIFGFLRMGTSGMTSQAYGQHDLNEITRLLLRSVGVGLFIAVCLLVLQYPILKLAFTFIQTTPEVEQLATTYFYICIWGAPAILGLYGFAGWFIGMQNSRFPMYIAITQNIVNIAASLCLVYLLDMKVAGVATGTLIAQYAGFIMAILLYIRYYGKLRKRIAWKDIWQKQAMYRFFQVNRDIFFRTLCLVMVTMFFTSAGAAQGEIVLAVNTLLMQLFTLFSYIMDGFAYAGEALAGRYIGAKNQTGLRNTVYHLFYWGFGLSLVFTILYSAGGKEFLGLLTNNDSVINASDSYFYWALAIPLAGFSAFLWDGVFIGATATRQMLYSMLIASASFFGIYYAFHSLLGNHALWLAFLVYLSLRGIVQTFQGRRIMKKVIVSQ; encoded by the coding sequence ATGATAGATAAAAAACAAACCTCTGAAAACAGACGAATATTACAGATTGCCATACCATCGATTATATCCAATATAACCGTTCCTCTACTCGGACTTATTGATGTCACTATCGTAGGTCATCTCGGTTCTCCGGCGTATATCGGAGCCATTGCCGTAGGGGGAATGTTATTCAATATTATCTATTGGATTTTCGGATTCCTGCGTATGGGGACGAGTGGCATGACTTCACAAGCTTACGGGCAGCATGACCTTAATGAAATCACCCGGCTATTGCTTCGCTCGGTCGGCGTCGGCTTATTCATAGCAGTCTGCCTACTGGTACTCCAGTATCCTATCTTGAAACTGGCATTCACTTTTATACAGACTACTCCGGAAGTTGAACAACTGGCAACCACCTATTTCTATATCTGCATTTGGGGAGCACCTGCCATATTGGGGCTGTATGGATTCGCTGGCTGGTTTATCGGCATGCAGAACTCACGTTTCCCGATGTATATCGCCATCACCCAAAATATCGTCAATATCGCAGCCAGTCTATGCCTTGTCTATCTGCTGGACATGAAAGTGGCAGGAGTAGCCACAGGAACCCTTATCGCACAATATGCAGGTTTCATCATGGCAATACTGTTATACATACGTTATTACGGCAAGCTCCGCAAACGAATCGCATGGAAAGACATCTGGCAGAAACAAGCCATGTACCGCTTCTTCCAGGTCAACCGGGATATATTCTTCCGCACGCTTTGCCTTGTCATGGTTACCATGTTCTTTACCTCAGCCGGAGCCGCACAAGGAGAAATCGTATTGGCTGTGAACACATTGCTCATGCAATTATTTACGCTCTTTTCCTATATCATGGACGGCTTTGCCTATGCCGGTGAAGCATTGGCGGGACGCTATATCGGAGCTAAAAATCAAACAGGTCTGCGCAACACTGTATATCACCTTTTCTATTGGGGATTCGGGCTTTCGCTGGTATTCACTATCCTATATTCTGCCGGCGGGAAGGAGTTTTTGGGATTACTGACTAATAATGATTCCGTAATCAATGCATCGGACTCCTATTTTTATTGGGCACTCGCCATTCCATTAGCAGGCTTCTCCGCCTTCCTGTGGGACGGGGTCTTTATCGGCGCTACTGCCACCCGCCAGATGCTTTACTCTATGTTAATCGCTTCCGCCAGCTTTTTCGGAATATATTACGCATTTCATTCTCTTTTGGGAAATCATGCTTTATGGCTGGCTTTTCTTGTTTATCTTTCATTGAGAGGAATTGTACAAACCTTCCAGGGAAGACGAATCATGAAAAAAGTAATCGTATCTCAATAA
- the pyrH gene encoding UMP kinase, which produces MAKYKRILLKLSGESLMGEKQYGIDEKRLAEYAEQIKEIHGQGVQIGIVIGGGNIFRGLSGANKGFDRVKGDQMGMLATVINSLALSSALVAAGVKARVLTAVRMEPIGEFYSKWKAIECMENGEVVIMSAGTGNPFFTTDTGSSLRGIEIEADVMLKGTRVDGIYTADPEKDPTATKFDDITYDEVLKRGLKVMDLTATCMCKENNLPIVVFDMDTVGNLKKVIDGEEIGTVVHN; this is translated from the coding sequence ATGGCTAAGTATAAAAGAATCTTGCTGAAACTAAGCGGAGAGAGCCTGATGGGCGAAAAGCAATACGGCATTGACGAAAAAAGGCTGGCAGAATACGCAGAGCAAATCAAAGAAATCCACGGACAAGGCGTGCAGATAGGCATCGTTATCGGTGGTGGAAATATCTTCCGTGGATTGAGTGGAGCCAATAAAGGTTTCGACCGTGTGAAAGGTGACCAGATGGGGATGTTGGCAACTGTTATCAATAGCTTGGCATTGAGTTCGGCACTGGTAGCTGCCGGAGTGAAAGCCCGTGTATTGACAGCAGTCCGCATGGAACCTATCGGCGAGTTCTACAGTAAATGGAAAGCTATCGAATGTATGGAAAACGGTGAGGTTGTCATCATGTCTGCAGGAACGGGAAATCCTTTCTTTACTACTGACACAGGTTCTTCATTAAGAGGAATAGAAATCGAAGCAGATGTAATGCTGAAAGGTACCCGTGTAGACGGTATTTATACTGCCGACCCTGAAAAAGACCCGACTGCAACCAAGTTCGACGACATCACATACGATGAAGTGCTGAAACGCGGATTGAAAGTGATGGACTTGACAGCGACTTGTATGTGCAAAGAAAACAACCTGCCTATCGTCGTATTTGACATGGATACGGTAGGTAACCTTAAAAAAGTAATCGACGGAGAGGAAATAGGTACAGTTGTACACAACTGA
- a CDS encoding EamA family transporter: MNSKTKGFIYGAIAAASYGMNPLFALPLYAAGMSVDTVLFYRYFFAVIVLGILMKMQHQSFSLQKADILPLVIMGLLFSFSSLLLFMSYNYMDAGIASTILFVYPVMVAVIMGAFFKEKISAITIFSILLALSGIALLYQGDGGKPLSTVGIIFVLLSSLSYAIYIVGVNRSTLKNLPTTKLTFYAILFGLSVYIVRLNFCTELQAIPSAWLWADVLALAILPTAVSLVCTALAIHYIGSTPTAILGALEPVTALFFGVLLFHEKLTPRLMVGILVIITAVTLIIIGKSLIKKMSMLLQMNKK; this comes from the coding sequence ATGAACAGCAAAACCAAAGGCTTTATCTATGGAGCGATTGCCGCCGCAAGTTACGGTATGAATCCTCTTTTTGCGCTCCCGCTCTATGCAGCAGGCATGAGTGTCGATACGGTATTATTCTACCGTTACTTTTTTGCTGTCATTGTATTAGGGATACTGATGAAGATGCAACATCAATCTTTCTCCCTTCAGAAAGCGGATATTCTGCCGTTGGTTATTATGGGATTGTTGTTCTCGTTTTCTTCTTTACTCCTTTTTATGAGCTACAACTACATGGACGCAGGAATCGCATCCACGATTCTATTCGTCTATCCAGTGATGGTAGCTGTTATCATGGGAGCGTTTTTCAAAGAAAAGATTTCAGCGATTACCATATTTTCCATCCTGCTGGCACTTTCAGGCATTGCATTGCTATATCAGGGAGATGGCGGTAAGCCGTTATCAACCGTGGGAATCATCTTTGTCCTGTTGTCCTCACTCTCCTATGCTATATATATAGTAGGTGTGAACCGTTCGACACTGAAAAACCTACCGACAACAAAACTCACATTTTATGCTATTCTGTTCGGGCTTTCAGTTTATATTGTCCGCCTGAACTTCTGCACGGAACTGCAAGCCATACCATCCGCATGGCTCTGGGCAGACGTACTGGCACTGGCTATTCTGCCTACTGCCGTATCATTGGTATGCACAGCACTGGCTATCCATTATATAGGCTCTACACCGACAGCCATCTTAGGCGCTTTGGAACCTGTGACGGCTTTGTTTTTCGGAGTTCTTCTGTTTCACGAAAAACTCACGCCCCGGTTAATGGTAGGTATTTTAGTGATTATCACCGCCGTTACCTTGATTATCATTGGCAAGTCGCTCATAAAAAAGATGAGTATGCTGTTGCAGATGAACAAAAAATAA
- the frr gene encoding ribosome recycling factor — MVDVKTCLDNAQEKMDMAIMYLEEALAHIRAGKASTRLLDGIRVDSYGSMVPISNVAAVTTPDARSIAIKPWDKSMFRVIEKAIIDSDLGIMPENNGEIIRIGIPPLTEERRKQLAKQCKSEGETAKVSVRNARRDGNDALKKAVKDGLAEDEQKNAEAKLQKIHDKYIKQIDDMLAEKDKEIMTV, encoded by the coding sequence ATGGTAGACGTAAAGACTTGCCTTGACAATGCACAAGAAAAAATGGATATGGCGATCATGTATCTGGAAGAAGCACTGGCACATATCCGCGCCGGAAAAGCGAGTACCCGACTGTTGGACGGTATCCGTGTAGACTCTTACGGAAGCATGGTTCCTATCAGCAATGTAGCAGCCGTGACCACACCCGATGCACGCAGCATCGCCATCAAACCCTGGGATAAAAGCATGTTCCGTGTCATCGAAAAAGCAATTATCGACTCCGACCTCGGCATCATGCCCGAAAATAACGGTGAAATAATCCGTATCGGTATCCCGCCTTTGACGGAAGAACGTCGTAAACAACTGGCAAAACAGTGTAAAAGCGAAGGCGAAACGGCTAAAGTAAGCGTGCGTAACGCCCGCCGTGACGGTAACGACGCATTGAAAAAAGCCGTAAAAGACGGATTGGCAGAAGACGAGCAGAAGAATGCGGAAGCTAAACTGCAAAAAATCCATGATAAGTATATCAAACAAATTGATGATATGCTGGCTGAAAAAGACAAAGAAATAATGACAGTATAA
- the rsgA gene encoding ribosome small subunit-dependent GTPase A, which yields MKGLVIKNTGSWYQVKTDDGQLIECKIKGNFRLKGIRSTNPVAVGDRVQIILNQEGTAFINEIEDRKNYIIRRSSNLSKQSHILAANLDQCMLVITVNYPETSTIFIDRFLASAEAYRVPVKLIFNKIDAYDEDELRYLDALINLYTHIGYPCFKVSAKNGDGINEIKKALKGNITLFSGHSGVGKSTLINALLPGIEAKTGEISSYHNKGMHTTTFSEMFPVNGDGYIIDTPGIKGFGTFDMEEEEIGHYFPEIFKISADCKYNNCTHRHEPGCAVRKAVEEHLISESRYTSYLNMLEDKEEGKYRAAY from the coding sequence ATGAAGGGATTAGTAATCAAAAACACAGGTAGCTGGTATCAGGTAAAGACCGATGACGGGCAACTTATCGAATGTAAAATCAAAGGTAATTTCCGACTCAAAGGTATCCGTAGCACCAATCCGGTAGCGGTGGGCGACCGTGTTCAGATTATACTCAATCAGGAAGGCACTGCTTTCATCAACGAAATAGAAGATAGGAAGAACTACATTATCCGTCGTTCTTCCAATCTTTCTAAACAATCTCACATTCTTGCCGCCAATCTCGACCAGTGCATGTTGGTGATAACCGTCAACTATCCCGAAACTTCCACTATCTTCATCGACCGTTTTCTTGCATCGGCAGAAGCCTACCGGGTTCCTGTCAAACTGATATTCAACAAAATAGACGCTTACGATGAAGACGAACTACGCTATTTGGACGCACTTATCAATTTATACACACATATCGGATATCCCTGTTTCAAGGTTTCCGCCAAGAATGGCGACGGGATAAACGAAATTAAAAAGGCTTTGAAAGGCAATATCACTTTATTCTCCGGTCATTCGGGAGTAGGTAAATCGACGCTTATCAACGCCCTACTACCGGGAATAGAAGCTAAAACCGGCGAAATATCCTCTTATCATAACAAGGGAATGCATACCACTACTTTCTCCGAAATGTTTCCTGTAAACGGAGACGGGTATATCATTGATACTCCAGGCATCAAAGGCTTCGGCACATTCGATATGGAAGAGGAAGAAATCGGACATTATTTCCCCGAAATATTCAAGATTTCCGCCGACTGCAAATACAATAACTGTACCCATCGCCACGAACCGGGATGCGCTGTGCGCAAAGCGGTAGAAGAACACTTGATAAGCGAATCACGTTACACCTCTTATCTGAATATGCTGGAAGATAAAGAGGAAGGCAAATACCGGGCTGCTTACTAA
- a CDS encoding efflux RND transporter periplasmic adaptor subunit codes for MNKKTKWGIIILVGAGIIGGGIYSQLPKKNNELAAADKVMGGKSKKGKQILNVNAKVIKPQSLTDEFTTTGVLLPDEEVDLSFETSGKIVEINFEEGTSVKKGQLLAKVNDRQLQAQLQRLVSQLKLAEDRVFRQDALLKRDAVSKEAYEQVKTDLATLNADIEIIKANIELTELRAPFDGIIGLRQVSIGTYASPTTVVAKLTKIAPLKVEFSVPERYAKQIKKGTNLNFNVEGNLDAFGAQVYAVESAIDPNLHQFTARALYPNVNHILLPGRYASVLIKKDEIANAIAIPTEAIVPEMGKDKVYLYKSGKAEPVEVTTGIRTASEVQVIRGLHMGDTIITSGTLQLRTGLAVKLDNID; via the coding sequence ATGAATAAGAAAACTAAATGGGGCATCATTATTCTTGTCGGTGCCGGTATCATTGGTGGTGGAATCTACTCACAATTACCCAAAAAGAACAACGAACTGGCCGCTGCCGACAAAGTGATGGGCGGCAAATCCAAAAAGGGAAAGCAGATTTTAAATGTGAACGCCAAAGTCATAAAGCCACAATCCCTGACAGATGAATTTACGACTACAGGGGTACTTCTGCCTGACGAAGAAGTGGATCTGTCTTTCGAGACTTCCGGCAAGATTGTTGAAATTAATTTTGAGGAAGGAACATCGGTAAAGAAAGGTCAGTTGCTTGCCAAAGTAAACGACCGGCAGTTGCAGGCACAATTACAACGTCTTGTTTCACAATTGAAATTGGCAGAAGACCGCGTATTCCGCCAAGACGCGTTACTGAAACGCGATGCTGTCAGTAAAGAAGCCTACGAGCAAGTGAAAACAGATTTGGCTACCTTGAATGCCGACATAGAAATAATCAAAGCTAATATCGAGTTGACCGAGCTTCGTGCTCCGTTTGACGGAATTATCGGACTTCGCCAAGTCAGTATCGGTACCTACGCCTCTCCTACTACGGTCGTTGCCAAACTGACTAAAATCGCTCCCCTCAAAGTTGAATTTTCCGTACCGGAGCGTTATGCCAAACAGATTAAAAAAGGGACTAACTTAAACTTCAATGTTGAAGGCAATTTGGATGCGTTCGGCGCGCAAGTGTATGCTGTGGAATCGGCCATCGACCCCAACCTGCACCAGTTTACCGCCCGCGCACTGTATCCGAATGTCAACCATATCCTACTCCCCGGCCGCTATGCAAGCGTGTTAATAAAAAAAGACGAAATAGCCAATGCCATCGCTATCCCTACGGAAGCGATTGTGCCGGAAATGGGTAAAGACAAAGTCTACCTGTACAAATCCGGAAAGGCCGAACCAGTGGAAGTCACTACGGGCATCCGCACCGCATCCGAAGTGCAAGTGATAAGGGGATTGCACATGGGAGATACTATCATCACCTCAGGAACATTGCAGCTCCGCACCGGACTTGCCGTGAAACTCGACAACATTGATTAA
- a CDS encoding efflux RND transporter permease subunit has product MNISELSIRRPVLATVLTIIILLFGFIGYNYLGVREYPSVDNPIISVSCSYPGANADVIENQITEPLEQNINGIPGIRSLSSVSQQGQSRITVEFELSVDLETAANDVRDKVSRAQRYLPRDCDPPTVSKADADAMPILMVALQSDKRTLLELSEIADLTVKEQLQTISDVSSVSIWGEKRYSMRLWLDPAKMAGYGISPIDVKNAVDSENVELPSGSIEGNTTELTIRTLGLMHTADEFNDLIIKEENNRIVRFSDIGRAELGPADIKSYMKMNGVPMVGVVVIPQPGANHIEIADAVYQRMEQMKKDLPEDVHYNYGFDNTKFIRASINEVKSTVYEAFVLVIIIIFLFLRDWRVTLVPCIVIPVSLIGAFFVMYLAGFSINVLSMLAIVLSVGLVVDDAIVMTENIYIRIEKGMTPKEAGIEGAKEIFFAVISTTITLVAVFFPIVFMDGMTGRLFREFSIVISGSVIISSFAALTFTPMLATKLLIKREKQGWFYTKTEPFFEGINRLYSRSLAAFLNKRWIALPFTFITICLIGILWNAVPSEMAPLEDRSQISINTRGAEGVTYEYIRDYTEDINQLVDSILPDAEAVTARVSSGSGNVRITLKDMKDRDYTQMEVAEKISKAVQKKTMARSFVQQQSSFGGRRGSMPVQYVLQATNLEKLEEVLPKFMAKVYENPVFQMADVDLKFSKPEARIQINRDKASIMGVSTKNIAQTLQYGLSGQRMGYFYMNGKQYEILGEINRQQRNKPADLKAIYVRSNGGDMIQLDNLIELESGIAPPKLYRYNRFVSATISAGLADGKTIGQGLDEMDKIAKETLDDTFRTALAGDSKEYRESSSSLMFAFILAILLIYLILAAQFESFKDPLIIMLTVPLAIAGALVFMYLGDITMNIFSQIGIIMLIGLVAKNGILIVEFANQKQEAGEDKMNAIKDSALQRLRPILMTSASTVLGLIPLAFATGEGANQRIAMGTAVVGGMVVSTLLTMYIVPAIYSYISTNRIKKLKE; this is encoded by the coding sequence ATGAATATATCCGAATTAAGCATACGCCGACCGGTATTAGCCACCGTACTGACAATCATTATCCTACTCTTCGGATTTATCGGATACAACTACCTGGGTGTCCGTGAATATCCGTCTGTGGATAATCCGATTATTTCCGTCAGTTGCTCCTATCCGGGAGCCAATGCCGACGTTATCGAGAACCAGATTACCGAACCGTTGGAGCAGAACATCAATGGTATTCCGGGTATCCGTTCTTTGTCCAGTGTCAGCCAACAAGGACAGAGCCGTATTACAGTAGAGTTTGAATTGTCCGTCGACCTGGAAACGGCAGCAAATGACGTGCGCGACAAAGTTTCACGTGCCCAACGCTATCTGCCGCGCGATTGTGACCCGCCTACCGTATCCAAAGCCGATGCGGACGCTATGCCTATCCTGATGGTGGCCCTTCAGAGCGACAAACGTACCTTGTTGGAATTGAGTGAAATCGCTGATTTGACAGTAAAAGAACAGTTGCAAACCATTTCCGATGTAAGTAGCGTATCCATTTGGGGAGAGAAACGCTACTCCATGCGTCTCTGGCTCGACCCTGCAAAAATGGCCGGATACGGTATCAGCCCTATCGACGTGAAAAATGCAGTGGACAGTGAGAACGTAGAACTTCCGTCCGGTAGTATCGAAGGAAATACCACCGAGCTGACAATCCGCACCTTAGGATTGATGCACACAGCAGACGAGTTCAATGATTTGATTATCAAGGAAGAGAATAACCGCATCGTGCGTTTCAGCGACATCGGACGTGCCGAATTGGGACCTGCCGACATCAAAAGTTATATGAAGATGAACGGTGTGCCGATGGTAGGTGTCGTAGTTATTCCACAGCCGGGTGCCAACCACATTGAGATTGCGGACGCCGTATATCAGCGTATGGAACAAATGAAGAAAGACTTGCCGGAAGACGTGCACTACAACTATGGTTTTGATAATACCAAGTTTATCCGCGCATCCATCAACGAAGTGAAGTCTACTGTGTATGAAGCTTTCGTACTCGTTATCATCATCATTTTCCTTTTCTTGCGCGACTGGCGTGTCACACTCGTGCCATGTATCGTGATTCCCGTATCCCTTATCGGCGCGTTCTTCGTCATGTATCTGGCTGGTTTCTCCATCAATGTACTTTCCATGCTTGCCATCGTATTGTCCGTGGGACTGGTAGTAGACGATGCCATCGTTATGACGGAGAATATCTACATCCGTATTGAGAAAGGAATGACCCCGAAAGAAGCGGGTATAGAAGGAGCCAAAGAAATCTTCTTTGCTGTTATTTCCACCACTATTACGCTGGTAGCGGTATTCTTCCCTATCGTCTTTATGGATGGTATGACGGGACGTCTGTTCCGGGAGTTCAGTATCGTAATCTCCGGTTCGGTCATCATCTCTTCATTTGCCGCACTGACTTTCACGCCGATGCTGGCAACCAAGTTGCTTATCAAACGGGAAAAACAAGGCTGGTTCTACACAAAGACAGAACCGTTCTTTGAAGGTATAAACCGGCTGTACAGCCGTTCACTTGCCGCTTTCTTGAATAAACGATGGATTGCGCTTCCATTCACATTCATCACCATTTGCCTGATTGGTATCCTGTGGAATGCGGTTCCTTCGGAAATGGCACCTTTGGAAGACCGTTCGCAAATCAGCATCAATACGAGAGGTGCAGAAGGCGTCACTTATGAATACATACGCGATTATACCGAAGATATCAACCAACTTGTCGACTCCATCCTTCCGGATGCGGAAGCGGTGACTGCCCGTGTATCCAGTGGTAGCGGAAACGTACGTATCACGCTGAAGGACATGAAGGACCGCGACTACACGCAAATGGAAGTTGCCGAGAAAATCTCGAAAGCGGTACAGAAGAAGACAATGGCGCGTTCGTTCGTGCAACAGCAATCTTCCTTCGGCGGACGTCGTGGAAGTATGCCTGTCCAGTATGTACTTCAGGCTACCAATCTGGAAAAACTGGAAGAGGTATTGCCTAAATTCATGGCGAAAGTGTACGAAAACCCGGTCTTCCAGATGGCGGACGTTGACTTGAAGTTCAGCAAACCGGAAGCCCGCATCCAGATTAACCGCGACAAGGCGAGTATCATGGGGGTAAGCACAAAGAACATCGCCCAAACGTTGCAATACGGATTGAGCGGCCAACGCATGGGATATTTCTATATGAACGGAAAACAGTACGAAATCCTCGGAGAAATCAACCGCCAGCAAAGAAACAAGCCTGCCGACCTGAAAGCGATTTATGTTCGCAGCAACGGCGGAGACATGATTCAACTGGACAACCTGATTGAACTGGAAAGTGGTATTGCCCCGCCTAAACTATACCGCTATAATCGTTTTGTATCCGCCACTATCTCTGCGGGACTGGCAGACGGAAAAACCATCGGACAAGGGTTGGACGAAATGGATAAGATAGCCAAGGAAACATTGGACGATACGTTCCGTACGGCTTTGGCAGGCGACTCCAAGGAGTATCGCGAAAGTTCTTCCAGTTTGATGTTTGCCTTTATCCTGGCTATTCTTCTGATATACTTGATTCTGGCTGCCCAGTTCGAGAGTTTCAAAGATCCGTTGATTATCATGTTGACAGTGCCGCTGGCTATTGCCGGAGCATTAGTATTTATGTATTTGGGAGATATTACAATGAATATTTTCAGTCAGATTGGTATCATTATGCTTATCGGGCTGGTGGCCAAGAATGGTATCCTGATTGTGGAATTTGCCAATCAGAAACAGGAAGCCGGCGAGGACAAGATGAATGCCATCAAGGATTCTGCCCTGCAACGTCTACGCCCGATTCTGATGACAAGCGCTTCTACGGTTTTGGGACTTATCCCATTGGCTTTTGCCACCGGTGAAGGTGCTAATCAGCGTATTGCCATGGGTACGGCAGTAGTAGGTGGTATGGTAGTTTCTACTTTGCTCACCATGTATATCGTACCGGCTATTTACAGTTATATTTCGACGAACCGAATCAAAAAACTAAAAGAATGA